Proteins encoded in a region of the Lathamus discolor isolate bLatDis1 chromosome Z, bLatDis1.hap1, whole genome shotgun sequence genome:
- the HSBP1 gene encoding heat shock factor-binding protein 1 has translation MAETDPKTVQDLTAVVQTLLQQMQDKFQTMSDQIIGRIDDMSCRIDDLEKNIADLMTQAGVEELEGENKTPAANKS, from the exons ATGGCCGAGACCGACCCGAAGACCGTGCAGGACCTCACCGCCGTG GTGCAGACGTTGCTTCAGCAAATGCAGGACAAATTTCAAACCATGTCCGACCAAATAATCGGAAGAA TTGATGACATGAGCTGTCGCATAGACGACCTGGAGAAGAACATTGCAGACCTTATGACACAGGCAGGAGTGGAAGAGTTGGAAGGCGAGAACAAGACCCCTGCTGCTAACAAGAGTTAA